The following proteins come from a genomic window of Pyxidicoccus sp. MSG2:
- a CDS encoding DUF3293 domain-containing protein gives MNDAERKRLEEAYRATRYVIRPHAFTGGKEWVLRVGVLHPELDTALTARGHREWAFLTAWNPGSRPRNKDENDRAQQQLKSELAAGGWEVVDATGVAEDESWSEDSLFVPALPCAEAERLGRAYGQVAVLVGRVGESAELLFCVASHTER, from the coding sequence ATGAACGACGCAGAGCGGAAGCGACTCGAAGAGGCCTACCGGGCAACGCGCTACGTCATCCGGCCCCACGCCTTCACGGGAGGAAAGGAGTGGGTGTTGCGAGTGGGCGTGCTCCACCCCGAGCTGGACACCGCGCTGACCGCACGGGGCCACCGCGAGTGGGCCTTCCTGACGGCGTGGAACCCGGGCTCACGCCCGCGAAACAAGGACGAGAACGACCGGGCCCAGCAGCAGCTGAAGTCGGAGTTGGCGGCGGGAGGCTGGGAAGTGGTGGATGCCACCGGCGTAGCGGAGGACGAAAGCTGGTCCGAGGACAGCCTCTTCGTCCCGGCTCTACCGTGCGCGGAAGCCGAGCGCCTGGGCCGCGCCTACGGACAGGTGGCGGTGCTGGTGGGCCGTGTGGGCGAGTCAGCGGAGTTGCTGTTCTGCGTGGCCTCGCACACGGAGCGCTGA
- a CDS encoding M48 family metalloprotease, which yields MPARLRVLSLVLLALTACVRNPATGKRMLSLVSQDEEISLGKQGALEVKQSIGLLDVPKVQEYVAAVGLPMARRSERPELPWTVQAVEDPVVNAFALPGGPVFVTRGLLTHLNSEAELASVLGHEIGHITARHSVEQLSQAQLAQVGLVVGSVLSEDFAKYGGLAAAGLQLLFLKYGRDDERQADELGFRYMLQAGYDVREAANVFVTLGRVGESAGGGLPSWLSTHPDPGERVQTARARAEQANVDFTRLKQRREEYLAMLQGMAYGEDPRQGFFQGSRFLHPGLRFQLTFPQDWKTANQTQAVLAVSPQEEALLGLATAGNVSPQEALKAFVTQQGIQVMDTPATGYPAGSVYFQAQTEQGTIRGATTFFTHAGATFQLLGYTTAAQLPAYDSAIRDTFNSFGELTDPAALAVQPARIELVKLEAPMTVREFHQKHPSTIPVEEVALINGVQPGDTLPAGHTVKRVTGGVKPAP from the coding sequence ATGCCCGCACGACTCCGGGTGCTGTCCCTCGTGCTGCTCGCGCTCACCGCCTGCGTGCGCAACCCCGCCACCGGCAAGCGCATGCTGTCCCTCGTGTCCCAGGACGAGGAGATCTCCCTCGGCAAGCAGGGCGCGCTGGAGGTGAAACAGTCCATCGGCCTGCTCGACGTGCCGAAGGTGCAGGAGTACGTGGCAGCGGTGGGCCTGCCCATGGCGCGCCGCTCGGAGCGGCCGGAGTTGCCGTGGACGGTGCAGGCGGTGGAAGACCCGGTGGTCAACGCCTTCGCGCTGCCGGGCGGCCCCGTCTTCGTCACCCGGGGGCTGCTCACCCACCTCAATTCGGAGGCGGAGCTGGCGTCGGTGCTGGGGCACGAAATCGGCCACATCACCGCGCGGCACTCCGTGGAGCAGCTCTCCCAGGCGCAGCTCGCGCAGGTCGGCCTCGTGGTGGGCAGCGTCCTCAGCGAGGACTTCGCGAAGTATGGCGGGCTGGCCGCGGCGGGCCTCCAGCTCCTGTTCCTCAAGTACGGCCGCGACGACGAGCGCCAGGCCGACGAGCTGGGCTTCCGCTACATGCTGCAGGCCGGCTACGACGTGCGCGAGGCGGCCAACGTCTTCGTCACCCTCGGCCGCGTCGGTGAGTCCGCCGGAGGCGGCCTGCCCTCCTGGCTGTCCACGCACCCCGACCCGGGCGAGCGCGTCCAGACGGCTCGAGCGCGCGCCGAGCAGGCCAACGTGGACTTCACCCGCCTGAAGCAGCGGCGAGAGGAGTACCTCGCCATGCTCCAGGGCATGGCCTACGGAGAAGACCCACGCCAGGGCTTCTTCCAGGGCAGCCGCTTCCTCCACCCGGGCCTGCGCTTCCAGCTCACCTTCCCGCAGGACTGGAAGACGGCGAACCAGACGCAGGCGGTGCTCGCCGTCAGCCCCCAGGAGGAAGCCCTCCTCGGGCTGGCGACGGCGGGCAACGTGTCACCCCAGGAGGCGCTGAAGGCCTTCGTCACGCAGCAGGGCATCCAGGTGATGGACACGCCGGCCACGGGCTACCCGGCGGGCTCGGTGTACTTCCAGGCGCAGACGGAGCAGGGCACCATCAGGGGCGCCACCACCTTCTTCACACACGCGGGCGCGACATTTCAGCTGCTCGGCTACACGACGGCGGCGCAGTTGCCGGCGTACGACAGCGCCATCCGCGACACCTTCAACAGCTTCGGCGAGCTGACGGACCCGGCGGCGCTGGCCGTGCAGCCGGCCCGAATCGAGCTGGTGAAACTCGAAGCGCCCATGACGGTGCGCGAGTTCCACCAGAAGCACCCCTCCACCATTCCCGTGGAGGAGGTGGCCCTCATCAACGGCGTGCAGCCCGGGGACACGCTGCCCGCGGGCCACACGGTGAAGCGCGTCACGGGAGGCGTGAAGCCCGCGCCGTAA
- a CDS encoding ester cyclase has translation MPMTRHVTLWLCALGWLSGCATLSPVERAAALEEQNKERARLLTEELYNLRKLDRIPEYIAQDFVDHSPGTPPGAGGPALVRQQAEASFQQFPDLKFDILHLVADGDMVVVHWKALGSDPKNLDETGKPKPLMLDGQSLYRMRDGKVVEAWDISDRLSPLLQRGYKVVPPKP, from the coding sequence ATGCCCATGACCCGACATGTGACGCTGTGGCTCTGTGCGCTGGGGTGGCTGTCCGGCTGCGCCACCCTGTCCCCCGTGGAGCGCGCCGCCGCGCTGGAAGAGCAGAACAAGGAGCGCGCGCGGCTGCTCACCGAGGAGCTCTACAACCTGCGCAAGCTGGACCGCATCCCCGAGTACATCGCCCAGGACTTCGTGGACCACTCACCGGGCACACCGCCGGGAGCCGGGGGCCCGGCCCTGGTGCGCCAGCAGGCCGAGGCCAGCTTCCAGCAGTTCCCCGACCTCAAGTTCGACATCCTCCACCTCGTCGCGGACGGGGACATGGTGGTGGTGCACTGGAAGGCCCTGGGCTCGGACCCGAAGAACCTGGACGAGACGGGCAAGCCGAAGCCGCTCATGCTCGACGGGCAGTCGCTGTACCGCATGCGCGACGGCAAGGTGGTGGAGGCCTGGGACATCTCGGACCGGCTCTCCCCCCTCCTCCAGCGCGGCTACAAGGTGGTGCCTCCGAAGCCGTGA
- a CDS encoding AAA family ATPase: MAQLEKLTIKGFKSIRSLEGLELRQLNVLIGANSAGKSNFIAFFRLLNELIEGRLQLHVAQRGGPDALLHYGRKKTPELKAEFYFAKNGYFLELMPTADNRLIFSQEVFWFEGEYYPTKRTIGSGHTESRAPAQLITGSTHQRLAKYIVPVIQSWRVYHFHDTSDAANVKRVGALNDNLFLRADAGNLAAFLYRLQVQHWAEYERIRDAVRQVMPAFDDFLLRPSPLAPNSIELEWREQGSDFPFLAHHLSDGTLRFICLATLLLQPELPATILIDEPELGLHPYAINVLASLLRSASTRTQLIVATQSVTLIDLLELEDLIVVERHGGQSTFKRLSSSEFAQWMEEYSLGELWMKNVLGGRPSR; encoded by the coding sequence ATGGCCCAACTCGAGAAGCTGACCATCAAAGGCTTCAAGTCGATCCGGTCGCTGGAGGGGCTGGAGCTTCGTCAGCTCAACGTGCTCATCGGAGCGAACAGCGCGGGCAAGAGCAACTTCATCGCGTTCTTCCGGCTCTTGAATGAGCTGATCGAGGGACGGCTGCAGCTCCATGTGGCCCAGCGAGGGGGACCGGACGCACTGCTGCACTACGGGCGTAAGAAGACTCCCGAACTCAAGGCCGAATTCTACTTTGCGAAGAATGGCTACTTTCTTGAATTGATGCCGACGGCTGACAACCGGCTCATCTTCTCGCAGGAAGTCTTCTGGTTCGAAGGTGAGTACTATCCTACTAAACGTACAATTGGTTCAGGGCACACCGAGAGTCGAGCTCCGGCTCAACTAATTACGGGAAGCACTCACCAACGGCTTGCGAAATACATCGTCCCAGTCATCCAGTCTTGGCGGGTGTACCACTTTCACGACACGAGCGACGCGGCGAACGTCAAGCGGGTAGGGGCGCTCAACGACAACCTCTTCTTGCGCGCGGACGCGGGCAATCTGGCGGCCTTCCTATATCGGTTGCAGGTGCAGCACTGGGCTGAGTACGAGCGCATTCGCGACGCGGTCCGGCAGGTGATGCCCGCCTTTGACGACTTCCTGCTGCGCCCGTCGCCGCTCGCCCCCAACTCCATTGAGCTGGAGTGGCGGGAGCAGGGCTCCGACTTCCCATTCCTGGCGCACCATCTGTCGGACGGGACGTTGCGGTTCATCTGCCTCGCGACGCTGTTGCTCCAGCCCGAACTTCCCGCCACCATCCTCATCGACGAGCCGGAGCTGGGCCTTCATCCCTACGCCATCAATGTCCTGGCTTCCCTCCTGCGAAGCGCTTCGACCCGGACCCAGCTCATCGTTGCGACCCAGTCCGTGACCCTCATCGACCTGCTGGAACTGGAGGACCTCATCGTCGTGGAGCGGCACGGCGGACAGTCGACGTTCAAGCGGCTCTCCTCCTCGGAGTTCGCGCAGTGGATGGAGGAGTACAGCCTGGGCGAGCTGTGGATGAAGAACGTCTTGGGCGGGAGGCCCTCCCGGTGA
- a CDS encoding DUF4276 family protein, translating into MIRLNIIVEGQTEETFVRDLLAPHLGEHQVFTVARCVETGRRKQRIYRGGLVSYAKARQDILRWLSQDPQALVSTMFDYYALPDDFPQPAVLRGGTPILEWVAMLEAALAADIGGGSRFVPYIQAHEFEALLFSDVDATSQVLGASPAQLQQLQKIRGDFETPEHINDSRETAPSKRLIQLFPAYDKTFFGPAAVSRIGLAAVRRECTHFASWLTRLERLSV; encoded by the coding sequence GTGATTCGGCTGAACATCATCGTCGAAGGGCAGACCGAGGAGACCTTCGTGCGGGACCTGCTCGCTCCCCACCTGGGAGAGCATCAGGTCTTCACGGTGGCTCGTTGTGTCGAGACGGGGCGCCGCAAGCAGCGCATCTACCGGGGCGGACTGGTCAGCTATGCCAAGGCCCGACAGGACATCCTGCGTTGGCTGTCGCAGGACCCGCAGGCGCTCGTCTCCACCATGTTCGACTACTACGCCCTGCCCGATGATTTCCCGCAGCCCGCCGTGCTTCGGGGCGGCACCCCCATCCTGGAATGGGTAGCGATGCTGGAGGCGGCCCTGGCCGCCGATATAGGAGGGGGCTCCCGCTTCGTGCCGTACATCCAGGCCCACGAGTTCGAGGCGCTCCTCTTCAGCGACGTGGATGCGACGAGCCAGGTCCTCGGTGCCTCCCCTGCACAGCTTCAGCAGCTCCAGAAGATTCGCGGGGACTTCGAGACGCCCGAGCACATCAACGACTCACGGGAGACTGCCCCGTCCAAGCGGCTCATCCAGCTCTTCCCAGCGTACGACAAGACCTTCTTCGGCCCGGCTGCGGTGAGCCGGATCGGCCTGGCCGCAGTCCGGCGCGAGTGCACTCACTTCGCGAGCTGGCTGACGCGCCTGGAGCGTCTGTCCGTATAG
- a CDS encoding acyl-CoA dehydrogenase, translating into MVEHTHPTAHELLSLPRLAPLVPMLYVAWTDGELSHEELRALGDAARQQPWLDLRSNMVLARWLDPIFPPSAGELAVVKEHIQRTAEQLSHSGQQSLAELGAQLAEVATGKDGLPAPMPELARALKQLEDALGISGREAVRSLVPAAAPAPVRHGPTETTSFDPEALRAVLDRKYPEARQKVRAWLEAPAFRYTDTHDTDAYRDRVFSWLKALADQGLGRIAYPEGDETRADLGAFIAAFETLAFFDLSLVVKAGVHFGLFGASILFLGTERHHREYLPKVASLELPGCFAMSELRHGSNVRDVETTARYDTEAGEFIVHTPSDGARKEWIGNAARHGRIATVFAQLEVGGKALGVHALLVPLRDTQGKVLPGIRIEDCGEKMGLNGVDNGRIWFDHVRVPRENLLDRFGQVDAKGEYHSTIPGDSKRFFTMLGTLVAGRVSVACAALSAAKSGLTIAVRYGDMRRQFGPVGAQEVRLLDHQTHQLRLLKPLAKTYALDFALEYLVERYVKRTEEDAREVEALAAGLKAYASWHTTAVLQEAREACGGQGYLTANRVPALKADTDVFTTFEGDNTVLMQLVAKGLLTGYRQRFEDDRVFAVLKLLADRAVGVVERNPFTTRRTESEHLRDGDFQLRVLRYREDDLLASVSRRLRKRLGAGVEAFEAFNQCQEHLLALAHAHVERLVLEQFLKGVAAVQEPGLKTVLGRLCDLYGLSCLESASGWFLEHGLLEGSKARAIRKEVERLCAEVRPDAVALVDAFGIPDTSLAAPIGLGRLAP; encoded by the coding sequence ATGGTGGAGCACACCCATCCGACGGCGCACGAGCTGCTCTCGCTTCCCCGCCTCGCGCCGCTCGTGCCCATGCTGTACGTCGCCTGGACGGACGGCGAGCTGAGCCACGAGGAGCTGCGCGCGCTGGGCGACGCGGCCCGCCAGCAGCCCTGGCTGGACCTCCGCTCCAACATGGTGCTGGCGCGCTGGCTGGACCCCATCTTCCCCCCGAGCGCGGGCGAGCTCGCGGTGGTGAAGGAGCACATCCAACGCACCGCCGAGCAACTGTCCCATAGTGGGCAGCAGAGCCTCGCGGAGCTGGGCGCGCAGTTGGCGGAAGTGGCCACGGGGAAGGACGGGCTGCCCGCGCCCATGCCGGAGCTGGCGCGCGCGCTGAAGCAGTTGGAGGACGCGCTGGGCATCTCCGGCAGGGAGGCCGTGCGCTCCCTGGTGCCCGCGGCCGCCCCCGCGCCGGTGCGCCATGGCCCCACGGAGACGACCTCCTTCGACCCGGAGGCGCTGCGCGCGGTGCTGGACCGCAAGTACCCCGAGGCCCGCCAGAAGGTGCGCGCGTGGCTGGAGGCGCCGGCCTTCCGCTACACGGACACGCACGACACGGACGCGTACCGCGACAGGGTCTTCTCCTGGCTGAAGGCGCTGGCGGACCAGGGCCTGGGCCGCATCGCCTACCCGGAAGGGGACGAGACGCGCGCGGACCTGGGCGCCTTCATCGCCGCGTTCGAGACGCTGGCCTTCTTCGACTTGAGCCTCGTAGTGAAGGCGGGCGTGCACTTCGGCCTCTTCGGCGCGAGCATCCTCTTCCTCGGCACGGAGCGGCATCACCGCGAGTACCTGCCGAAGGTGGCCTCGCTAGAGCTGCCCGGCTGCTTCGCCATGAGCGAGCTGCGCCACGGCTCCAACGTGCGCGACGTGGAGACGACGGCCCGCTACGACACGGAGGCGGGCGAGTTCATCGTGCACACGCCCTCGGACGGCGCGCGCAAGGAGTGGATTGGCAACGCCGCGCGCCACGGGCGCATCGCCACGGTCTTCGCCCAGCTGGAGGTGGGCGGCAAGGCGCTGGGCGTGCACGCGCTGCTGGTGCCGCTGCGCGACACGCAGGGGAAGGTGCTGCCGGGAATCCGGATTGAAGACTGCGGCGAGAAGATGGGCCTCAACGGCGTGGACAACGGCCGCATCTGGTTCGACCACGTGCGCGTCCCGCGTGAGAATCTGCTGGACCGCTTCGGCCAGGTGGACGCGAAGGGCGAGTACCACAGCACCATTCCCGGGGACTCGAAGCGCTTCTTCACCATGCTGGGCACGCTGGTGGCGGGCCGGGTGAGCGTGGCGTGCGCGGCGCTGAGCGCGGCCAAGAGCGGCCTCACGATTGCCGTGCGCTACGGCGACATGCGGCGCCAGTTCGGCCCGGTGGGCGCGCAGGAGGTGCGGCTGCTGGACCACCAGACGCACCAGCTGCGGCTCCTGAAGCCGCTGGCGAAGACTTACGCGCTGGACTTCGCGCTGGAGTACCTGGTGGAGCGGTACGTGAAGCGCACGGAGGAGGACGCGCGCGAGGTGGAGGCGCTCGCGGCGGGCCTCAAGGCCTACGCCTCGTGGCACACCACGGCGGTGCTCCAGGAAGCGCGCGAGGCGTGCGGCGGCCAGGGCTACCTGACGGCCAACCGGGTGCCGGCGCTGAAGGCGGACACGGACGTGTTCACCACCTTCGAGGGCGACAACACGGTGCTGATGCAGCTCGTCGCCAAGGGCCTGCTCACGGGCTACCGGCAGCGCTTCGAGGACGACCGCGTCTTCGCGGTGCTGAAGCTCCTGGCGGACCGGGCCGTGGGGGTGGTGGAGCGCAACCCCTTCACCACGCGCCGCACGGAGAGCGAGCACCTGCGCGACGGCGACTTCCAGCTCCGCGTGCTGCGCTACCGAGAGGATGACCTGCTGGCCTCGGTGTCGCGGCGGCTGCGCAAGCGGCTGGGCGCGGGGGTGGAGGCGTTCGAGGCCTTCAACCAGTGCCAGGAGCACCTGCTCGCGCTGGCGCACGCGCACGTGGAGCGGCTGGTGCTGGAGCAGTTCCTCAAGGGCGTGGCGGCGGTGCAGGAGCCGGGGCTGAAGACGGTGCTGGGACGGCTGTGCGACCTCTATGGCCTGTCGTGTCTGGAGTCGGCCAGCGGCTGGTTCCTGGAGCACGGGCTGCTGGAGGGGTCCAAGGCGAGGGCCATCCGCAAAGAGGTGGAGCGGCTGTGCGCGGAGGTGCGGCCGGACGCGGTGGCCTTGGTGGACGCGTTTGGGATTCCGGACACCAGCCTCGCCGCGCCCATCGGCCTGGGCCGGCTGGCGCCATGA
- a CDS encoding phospholipase D-like domain-containing protein, translating into MDELQKLEEEVVPQAGSHFLDGDRERARHEMRGPFVLPPGPEGFSFSLYQSVGVGLIPGHKLELLENGTVFERMLRDIRGAKQSIHILVYIWRPCELSDRVVEALVERARAGVQCRVVVDPVGSEEVSGDKDFDLQVEKRLTEAGVEVHYYRLLAGKVVGRLLGRTHNKIVVVDGRIGYTGGFGIWKVWEGDGLKPEEWRDTNVRVEGSEVRRMQLSFSRHWQESGGGLLPPSAFPEVEDQESEGPASAGFVDSAGKLGVTDAERMVRLVIAAARERLWIANAYFTPPNAILEQLEEKCRQGVEIRVLGPGPIHDVPIIRASQRSTYERLLDAGVRIWEYQPSMLHSKTILVDDWLAVVGSTNLDVLSLNKLGEGSLVMSDPEFVRKLERCWAKDLRHSKEITLENGGRTNPWRRLARRTTQLVGRDR; encoded by the coding sequence ATGGACGAGCTTCAAAAACTGGAAGAGGAAGTGGTGCCGCAGGCCGGCTCGCACTTCCTCGACGGCGACAGGGAGCGGGCCCGGCACGAGATGCGGGGGCCCTTCGTGCTGCCCCCCGGGCCCGAGGGGTTCTCCTTCTCGCTCTACCAGTCCGTGGGCGTGGGGCTGATTCCGGGCCACAAGCTGGAGCTGCTGGAGAACGGGACGGTCTTCGAGCGCATGCTGCGGGACATCCGCGGCGCGAAGCAGAGCATCCACATCCTCGTCTACATCTGGCGGCCGTGCGAGCTGTCGGACCGCGTCGTCGAGGCGCTGGTGGAGCGCGCCCGCGCGGGCGTGCAGTGCCGCGTGGTGGTGGACCCGGTGGGCAGCGAGGAGGTCAGCGGGGACAAGGACTTCGACCTCCAGGTGGAGAAGCGGCTCACCGAGGCCGGCGTGGAGGTGCACTACTACCGGCTGCTCGCGGGCAAGGTGGTGGGCCGGCTGCTGGGGCGCACCCACAACAAGATTGTCGTCGTCGATGGACGCATCGGCTACACGGGCGGCTTCGGCATCTGGAAGGTGTGGGAGGGCGACGGCCTCAAGCCCGAGGAGTGGCGCGACACCAACGTGCGCGTCGAGGGCTCCGAGGTGCGCCGCATGCAGTTGTCCTTCTCGCGCCACTGGCAGGAGTCCGGGGGCGGGCTGCTGCCGCCGAGCGCCTTCCCGGAAGTGGAGGACCAGGAGTCCGAGGGCCCCGCGAGCGCGGGCTTCGTCGACAGCGCGGGCAAGCTGGGCGTCACGGATGCCGAGCGCATGGTCCGGCTCGTCATCGCCGCCGCGCGCGAGCGACTGTGGATTGCCAACGCGTACTTCACCCCGCCCAACGCGATTCTGGAGCAGCTCGAGGAGAAGTGCCGGCAGGGCGTGGAGATTCGCGTGCTCGGGCCCGGGCCCATCCATGACGTGCCCATCATCCGCGCGTCGCAGCGCTCCACGTACGAGCGACTGCTGGACGCGGGTGTGCGCATCTGGGAGTACCAGCCGTCGATGCTCCACTCGAAGACGATTCTGGTGGATGACTGGCTCGCGGTGGTGGGCTCCACCAACCTGGACGTGCTGTCGCTCAACAAGCTGGGTGAGGGCTCGCTGGTGATGAGCGACCCGGAGTTCGTCCGGAAGCTGGAGCGGTGCTGGGCGAAGGATTTGCGCCACTCGAAGGAAATCACCCTGGAGAACGGGGGCCGCACCAACCCGTGGCGGCGCCTGGCCCGACGGACCACACAGTTGGTGGGCCGGGACAGGTAG
- a CDS encoding GNAT family N-acetyltransferase → MSTSTETLVLRPIEPRDDAAVASIIRTVMPEFGADGPGFAIHDPEVSTMSAAYSRPRHGYFVVERNGRVIGGAGIAPLDGGDPGVCELRKMYFLPEARGLGAGERMLRRCLDFAREAGFRLCYLETLAGMKQAQKLYRRLGFEPLCAPMGKTGHFGCDNWYALDLTKPAA, encoded by the coding sequence ATGAGCACGAGCACGGAAACCCTGGTCCTCCGTCCCATCGAGCCCCGGGACGACGCGGCGGTGGCCTCCATCATCCGCACGGTGATGCCGGAGTTCGGCGCGGACGGCCCCGGCTTCGCCATCCACGACCCCGAGGTCTCGACGATGAGCGCGGCCTACTCGCGCCCCCGTCACGGCTACTTCGTCGTGGAGCGGAACGGCCGCGTCATCGGCGGCGCCGGAATCGCTCCGCTGGACGGCGGAGACCCCGGCGTCTGCGAGCTGCGGAAGATGTACTTCCTCCCCGAGGCCCGTGGCCTGGGTGCGGGCGAGCGCATGCTCCGCCGCTGCCTGGACTTCGCGCGCGAGGCGGGCTTCCGGCTCTGCTACCTGGAGACGCTCGCGGGGATGAAGCAGGCGCAGAAGCTCTACCGGCGCCTGGGCTTCGAACCCCTGTGCGCGCCCATGGGCAAGACGGGGCACTTCGGCTGCGACAACTGGTACGCGCTGGACCTGACGAAGCCGGCCGCCTGA
- a CDS encoding CHAP domain-containing protein, whose protein sequence is MQPQLPPPGGTLLLRLRLLAAIPLCALVGCATVKSRAAEPPVAMAPAAAVMDSASTPANPHAEAGQAGVVTVETEEPSGSIPAMVREAPVEPAAAQQDKVRLVTSGVIAAALQAASLVTGPASTTGRFWDELLSPTEQARSIVQRSIQLVGERNLGRVSRSVPNDCSGFVRLAYLAAGIDLVAHGFLAGENAVSAIFRRALDVGTVHHQAPRPGDLVFFRETYDRNRDGRRNDGMTHIGVVEAVDADGTVTFIHRGGKGVARGRLNLAAPAKHQLAQGGPVLNDYIRPAAKGTRAYLAGELFAAFASPEGL, encoded by the coding sequence ATGCAGCCCCAACTACCCCCCCCGGGAGGAACGCTGTTGCTTCGCCTTCGTCTGCTCGCCGCCATCCCCCTGTGCGCTCTCGTCGGCTGTGCCACCGTGAAGTCCCGCGCGGCGGAGCCTCCGGTGGCGATGGCGCCCGCGGCGGCGGTGATGGATTCGGCCTCGACGCCCGCCAACCCGCACGCCGAGGCAGGGCAGGCAGGCGTGGTGACGGTGGAGACGGAGGAGCCGTCCGGGTCGATTCCGGCGATGGTCCGCGAGGCCCCGGTGGAGCCGGCCGCCGCACAGCAGGACAAGGTGCGGCTGGTGACGTCCGGGGTGATTGCCGCCGCGCTGCAGGCCGCGAGCCTGGTGACGGGCCCCGCCAGCACCACGGGCCGCTTCTGGGATGAGTTGCTGTCGCCGACGGAGCAGGCTCGCTCCATCGTCCAGCGCTCCATCCAGCTCGTGGGTGAGCGCAACCTCGGCCGCGTCAGCCGGAGCGTGCCCAATGACTGCTCCGGCTTCGTGCGGCTCGCGTACCTCGCGGCGGGCATCGACCTGGTGGCCCACGGCTTCCTCGCCGGGGAGAACGCCGTGTCCGCCATCTTCCGCCGCGCCCTGGACGTGGGCACCGTCCACCACCAGGCGCCGCGCCCGGGCGACCTCGTCTTCTTCCGCGAGACGTATGACCGCAACCGCGATGGCCGCCGCAACGACGGGATGACCCACATCGGCGTCGTCGAGGCCGTGGACGCGGACGGCACCGTCACCTTCATCCACCGGGGTGGCAAGGGCGTGGCGCGCGGGCGGCTCAACCTGGCCGCTCCCGCGAAGCACCAGCTCGCCCAGGGCGGGCCGGTGTTGAATGACTACATCCGCCCCGCCGCCAAGGGCACTCGTGCCTACCTCGCAGGAGAGCTGTTCGCCGCGTTCGCTTCCCCTGAGGGACTGTAA
- a CDS encoding RNA polymerase sigma factor, with the protein MTPTSQVDISSLYRRHVALVRGCALRILGEPAAAEDVAQEAFIRFLQHRERSGSEQDTAAFLYRTSTNLALNRLRDARRRKGLHDAHLPDAEPHSPHSPEDGLALRKVLAEADPEQAQIAACYFIHGMEHEEIAGLLGVPRRTVGRRLEKFRAHAEHMLHGERRKEAGHGG; encoded by the coding sequence ATGACTCCCACGTCCCAGGTCGACATCTCCTCGCTCTACCGGCGCCACGTGGCGCTGGTGCGCGGCTGTGCGCTTCGCATCCTCGGCGAGCCCGCCGCCGCCGAGGACGTGGCCCAGGAGGCCTTCATCCGCTTCCTGCAGCACCGCGAGCGCAGCGGCAGCGAGCAGGACACGGCCGCCTTCCTCTACCGCACGAGCACCAACCTCGCCCTCAACCGGCTGCGCGACGCGCGCCGGCGCAAGGGACTGCACGACGCGCACCTGCCGGACGCGGAGCCTCACAGCCCGCACTCGCCCGAGGACGGACTGGCGCTGCGCAAGGTGCTGGCCGAGGCGGACCCGGAGCAGGCGCAGATTGCCGCCTGCTACTTCATCCACGGCATGGAGCACGAGGAAATCGCCGGGCTGCTCGGCGTCCCGCGCCGCACCGTGGGCCGTCGGCTGGAGAAGTTCCGCGCCCACGCCGAGCACATGCTGCATGGCGAGCGCAGAAAGGAAGCAGGCCATGGTGGCTGA
- a CDS encoding anti-sigma factor family protein, with the protein MVAEPFPRSKVSADCLSGWRVSQVVLGLLSPEERAPAEAHLATCASCKQRVDTEHAQARAAAFEQVPEALLAAVPSRPARQRWLPWRWVPALAAVPVLAVGVFLAVRSPPPVTRPGGTLKGGASLDVAVAREGALVVNGIPAEEVAGLRAGDRLRLRVQGAAPSAWLILQGDEEGQWTPYFEGLAPQGGWLPMGITVTPEGRTRMRLLTCAEKPPRGVPPEEVCRVRVYDWGMAGTP; encoded by the coding sequence ATGGTGGCTGAGCCGTTCCCCAGGTCCAAGGTGTCCGCGGACTGTCTGTCCGGGTGGCGCGTCTCGCAGGTGGTGCTCGGGCTGCTGTCCCCCGAGGAGCGCGCGCCCGCCGAGGCGCACCTCGCCACCTGCGCGTCCTGCAAGCAGCGCGTGGACACGGAGCATGCGCAGGCGCGTGCGGCGGCGTTCGAGCAGGTGCCGGAGGCGCTGCTTGCCGCCGTGCCTTCGCGGCCCGCGCGCCAGCGGTGGTTGCCGTGGCGGTGGGTGCCTGCCCTGGCCGCCGTGCCCGTGCTGGCGGTGGGGGTGTTCCTCGCGGTGCGGTCTCCCCCGCCGGTGACGCGCCCCGGGGGGACGCTGAAGGGGGGTGCGTCGCTGGACGTGGCCGTTGCGCGCGAGGGGGCGCTCGTGGTCAACGGCATCCCCGCCGAAGAGGTGGCGGGGCTGAGGGCGGGAGACCGGCTGCGCCTGCGCGTGCAGGGCGCGGCGCCGTCCGCGTGGCTCATCCTCCAGGGAGACGAGGAAGGACAATGGACCCCGTACTTCGAGGGGCTCGCGCCCCAGGGCGGCTGGCTGCCCATGGGCATCACCGTCACGCCGGAGGGGCGCACGCGGATGCGCCTGCTGACATGCGCGGAGAAGCCTCCGCGCGGCGTGCCGCCCGAGGAAGTCTGCCGGGTGCGCGTCTACGACTGGGGCATGGCCGGCACGCCGTGA